A genomic region of Castor canadensis chromosome 16, mCasCan1.hap1v2, whole genome shotgun sequence contains the following coding sequences:
- the Cic gene encoding protein capicua homolog isoform X12, with the protein MYSAHRPLMPASGAASRGLGMFVWTNVEPRSVAVFPWHSLVPFLAPSQPDPSVQPSEAQQPASHPVASSQSKEPAESAAVAHEQPPGGAGNADPGRPPGATCPESPGPGLPHTLGVVEPGKGPPPTTEEEAPGPPGEPRLDSETESDHDDAFLSIMSPEMQLPLPPGKRRTQSLSALPKERDSSSEKDGRSPNKREKDHIRRPMNAFMIFSKRHRALVHQRHPNQDNRTVSKILGEWWYALGPKEKQKYHDLAFQVKEAHFKAHPDWKWCNKDRKKSSSEAKPTSLGLAGGHKETRERSMSETGTAAAPGVSSELLSVAAQTLLSSDTKTPGSGPCGAERLHTVGGPGSARPRAFSHSGVHSLDGGEVDSQALQELTQMVSGPTSYSGSKPSTQYGTPGPFTAPGEGGTLAASGRPPLLPTRASRSQRATSEDMTSDEERMVICEEEGDDDVIADDGFGTTDIDLKCKERVTDSESGDSSGEDPEGNKGFGRKVFSPVIRSSFTHCRPTLDPEPPGPPDPPAAFGKGYGPTPSSSSSPAATTSTSVANSYSLGSGTFKAQESSQGGTVGLLRPPHPGAGGPVTPSKATRFLPADPASFRRKRPESVGSLEPPGPSVIAAPPSGGGNTLQTLVVPPNKEERESSGARVPSAPAPSLAYGAPAAPLARPAATMVTNVVRPVSSTPVPIASKPFPSSGRAEVSPNDTAGARTEMGTGSRVPGGSPVGVSLVYSDKKSTAASSPAPHLVAGPLLGTVGKAPATVTNLLVGTPGYGTPAPPAVQFIAQGAPGSGSTAGSGAGTGSGPNGPVPLGILQPGALGKAGGITQVQYILPTLPQQLQVAPAPAPAPGTKAAAPSGPAPTTSIRFTLPPGTCTSTNGKVLAATAPTPGIPILQSVPSAPPPKAQSVSPVQAPPQSGSAQLLPGKVLVPLATPSMSVRGGGASQPLPLVSQPFSVPVQNGAQPPSKIIQLTPVPVSTPSGLVPPLSPATLPGTTSQPQKVLLPSSTRITYVQSAGGHSLPLGTSPASSQAGTVTSYGPTSSVALGFTSLGPSGPTFVQPLLSGQTPLLAPGQVGMSPVPSPQLPPACTAPGGPVITAFYPGSPAPTSAPLAQPSQAPPSLVYTVATSTTPPAATILPKGPSASVTATPAPTSPFPSASAGSMTYSLVAPKAQRPSPKAPQKVKAAIASIPVGSFEAGAPVRPGPAPRQPLEPGPARESTGPESELEGQLTPPVPPPPPETWPPTARSSPPPPLPAEERTSTKVPETVASKFPSSSSDWRVPGLGLESRGEPPTPPSPAPASASGSSGGSSEGSSGRATCDTPERKEAASTGKKVKVRPPPLKKTFDSVDKVLSEVDFEERFAELPEFRPEEVLPSPTLQSLATSPRAILGSYRKKRKNSTDLDSAPEDPTSPKRKMRRRSSCSSEPNTPKSAKCEGDIFTFDRTGTEAEDVLGELEYEKVPYSSLRRTLDQRRALVMQLFQDHGFFPSAQATAAFQARYADIFPSKVCLQLKIREVRQKIMQAATPTEQPPGAEAPLPAPPPTGTAATPAPTPSPAGGPDPTSPGSDSGTAQAAPPLPPPPEPGPGQPGWEGTPQPSPPPSGPSTAATGR; encoded by the exons ATGTACTCGGCCCATAGGCCCCTGATGCCGGCGTCCGGCGCGGCCTCCCGTGGCCTCGGCATGTTCG TGTGGACAAATGTGGAACCTCGCTCTGTGGCTGTGTTCCCCTGGCactccttagtccccttcttggcACCTAGCCAGCCAGACCCTTCTGTGCAGCCCAGTGAGGCCCAACAACCTGCCAGCCACCCAGTGGCTTCCAGCCAGAGCAAAG AACCTGCTGAGTCAGCAGCTGTTGCTCATGAGCAGCCACCAGGAGGGGCTGGAAATGCTGATCCTGGACGGCCCCCTGGAGCCACATGCCCTGAAAGCCCAGGACCTGGACTGCCACACACTTTGGGGGTGGTGGAACCTGGCAAAGGTCCTCCTCCCACCACTGAGGAGGAGGCCCCTGGTCCCCCAGGAGAGCCTCGGTTGGATAGTGAGACAGAGAGTGACCATGATGATGC CTTTCTCTCCATCATGTCTCCTGAGATGCAGTTGCCTCTGCCACCTGGAAAACGTAGGACCCAGTCCTTAAGTGCTCTGCCCAAGGAACGAGACTCATCTTCAGAGAAGGATGGAAGAAGCCCTAACAAG CGGGAGAAGGACCACATCCGGCGGCCCATGAATGCCTTCATGATCTTCAGCAAGCGGCATAGGGCTTTGGTCCATCAGCGTCACCCCAATCAGGATAACCGGACTGTTAGCAAGATTCTGGGCGAATGGTGGTATGCCCTGGGACCCAAAGAGAAGCAGAAGTATCACGACCTGGCCTTCCAG GTGAAGGAGGCCCATTTCAAGGCCCACCCAGATTGGAAGTGGTGCAACAAGGACCGAAAGAAGTCCAGCTCAGAGGCCAAGCCCACGAGCCTGGGGCTGGCAGGAGGGCACAAGGAGACGCGGGAGCGGAGCATGTCGGAGACGGGCACTGCCGCTGCCCCTGGGG TGTCGTCTGAGCTCCTGTCCGTTGCAGCCCAGACACTCTTGAGCTCTGACACCAAGACTCCAGGGAGTGGTCCCTGTGGAGCAGAACGGCTACACACAGTTGGGGGGCCTGGCTCTGCCCGGCCCCGAGCCTTTTCTCACAGCGGTGTACACAGCCTGGATGGTGGGGAAGTAGACAGCCAGGCACTACAAGAACTGACTCAG ATGGTGTCTGGTCCCACATCGTACTCTGGTTCAAAGCCTTCCACCCAGTATGGCACTCCAGGCCCCTTCACAGCTCCTGGTGAGGGAGGCACCTTAGCAGCCAGTGGGCGCCCCCCACTGCTGCCCACCCGAGCCTCTCGTTCCCAGCGTGCAACCAGTGAGGACATGACCAGTGACGAGGAACGCATGGTCATCTGTGAGGAAGAAGGGGATGATGATGTCATTG CTGATGATGGTTTTGGCACCACTGACATTGATCTCAAGTGCAAGGAACGGGTGACTGACAGCGAAAGTGGGGACAGTTCTGGGGAGGACCCAGAAGGCAACAAG GGCTTTGGCCGTAAGGTGTTCTCACCTGTGATCCGCTCCTCTTTTACCCACTGCCGTCCCACACTGGACCCTGAGCCACCAGGGCCCCCGGATCCACCTGCAGCCTTTGGCAAAGGCTATGGTCCCAccccatcctcttcctcctcacctgCTGCCACCACCTCAACCTCAGTAGCTAACTCCTACTCATTGGGCTCTGGAACCTTCAAGGCCCAGGAGTCTAGTCAGGGTGGCACAGTTGGCCTACTACGGCCCCCACATCCTGGGGCTGGGGGCCCAGTGACACCTTCCAAGGCTACTCGGTTTCTCCCAGCGGATCCTGCCTCCTTCCGTCGCAAGAGACCTGAAAGTGTTGGCAGTCTGGAGCCACCAGGCCCGTCAGTCATTGCAGCGCCTCCCAGTGGGGGAGGAAACACTCTGCAGACATTGGTGGTGCCCCCAAacaaggaggagagggagagcagTGGAGCCCGAGTGCCCTCAGCCCCAGCCCCATCACTGGCTTATGGGGCCCCAGCAGCTCCCCTGGCCCGCCCTGCTGCCACCATGGTCACAAATGTGGTGCGGCCTGTCAGCAGTACTCCTGTGCCCATTGCCTCTAAGCCCTTCCCCAGCTCTGGCCGGGCTGAGGTATCTCCAAATGACACAGCAGGTGCCAGGACTGAAATGGGCACTGGGTCTCGGGTGCCTGGGGGCTCCCCAGTGGGGGTCAGCTTAGTGTATTCGGACAAGAAGTCTACAGCAGCCTCTTCACCAGCCCCGCATTTGGTGGCTGGGCCCCTATTGGGCACTGTAGGGAAGGCCCCTGCCACTGTCACCAACCTGCTGGTGGGCACCCCAGGCTATGGGACTCCTGCACCCCCTGCTGTTCAGTTCATTGCCCAGGGAGCCCCTGGCAGTGGGAGCACTGCCGGTTCAGGAGCAGGTACTGGGAGTGGCCCCAATGGGCCAGTACCCCTGGGCATTTTACAACCAGGTGCCCTGGGCAAGGCAGGGGGAATCACCCAGGTGCAGTACATCCTGCCCACGCTGCCCCAGCAGCTTCAAGTGGCCCCTGCACCCGCACCAGCCCCGGGAACCAAGGCAGCAGCTCCCAGTGGCCCTGCACCCACCACCAGCATCCGTTTTACTCTCCCACCGGGCACCTGCACCTCCACCAACGGCAAGGTCCTGGCCGCCACTGCACCCACTCCTGGCATCCCTATCTTGCAGTCTGTACCCTCCGCCCCACCCCCTAAAG CGCAGTCAGTTTCTCCTGTGCAGGCCCCGCCCCAAAGTGGCTCAGCCCAGCTGCTGCCTGGGAAGGTACTAGTGCCCTTGGCCACCCCTAGCATGTCAGTGCGGGGTGGGGGGGCCAGCCAGCCACTGCCTCTGGTGAGCCAGCCTTTCTCAGTACCTGTGCAGAATGGTGCCCAGCCACCCAGCAAG ATCATCCAGCTGACTCCTGTGCCTGTGAGCACACCTAGCGGCCTGGTGCCGCCCCTGAGCCCAGCCACACTCCCTGGAACCACCTCCCAGCCCCAGAAGGTCCTGCTGCCCTCCTCTACCAG AATCACCTATGTGCAGTCAGCTGGCGGGCACTCTTTGCCTCTGGGCACCAGCCCTGCATCCAGCCAGGCTGGAACGGTTACCTCGTATGGGCCCACAAGCTCCGTAGCTCTAGGCTTCACCTCGCTGGGACCCAGTGGCCCCACCTTCGTGCAGCCCCTGCTGTCAG GCCAAACCCCACTCCTGGCTCCTGGCCAAGTGGGCATGTCGCCTGTGCCTAGTCCCCAGCTGCCTCCTGCCTGTACAGCCCCTGGAGGTCCTGTGATAACGGCGTTTTACCCTGGCAGCCCTGCACCCACCTCAGCACCGCTAGCCCAGCCATCCCAGGCACCCCCAAGCCTGGTCTACACTGTGGCCACCAGCACCACCCCTCCTGCTGCCACCATTCTGCCCAAGGGCCCATCAGCCTCTGTTACTGCCACCCCAGCCCCTACTAGTCCTTTTCCTAGTGCCTCAG CAGGCTCTATGACCTACAGCTTAGTGGCTCCCAAGGCCCAGCGGCCTAGCCCCAAGGCCCCCCAGAAAGTAAAGGCGGCCATTGCCAGCATTCCTGTGGGCTCCTTTGAGGCAGGTGCCCCGGTGCGGCCTGGCCCTGCACCCCGGCAGCCTCTGGAGCCTGGCCCAGCTCGAGAGTCAACTGGCCCTGAGTCTGAGCTTGAGGGGCAGCTCACACCACCagtccctccaccaccaccagagACCTGGCCTCCCACTGCCCGGAGCAGCCCACCACCACCCCTGCCTGCTGAGGAGCGGACCAGCACCAAGGTCCCTGAGACTGTG GCCAGCAAATTCCCCAGCTCATCTTCAGATTGGCGTGTCCCTGGGCTGGGCCTGGAGTCTCGTGGGGAGCCTCCCACTCCTCCTAGCCCAGCTCCAGCTTCAGCCAGTGGCAGCAGTGGTGGCAGCAGTGAGGGCAGCAGTGGGAGGGCAACCTGTGACACACCTGAGCGCAAAGAAGCGGCTAGTACCGGCAAGAAGGTGAAGGTGCGGCCCCCGCCCTTGAAGAAGACCTTTGACTCTGTGGACAA GGTCCTGTCAGAGGTAGACTTCGAAGAGCGCTTTGCTGAGCTTCCTGAGTTTCGGCCAGAAGAGGTGCTGCCCTCGCCCACACTGCAGTCTCTGGCCACCTCACCCCGGGCCATCCTGGGCTCTTACCGCAAGAAGAGGAAGAACTCCACCG ACCTGGACTCAGCTCCTGAGGACCCCACCTCACCCAAGCGCAAGATGAGAAGACGCTCCAGCTGCAGCTCGGAGCCCAACACCCCCAAGAGTGCCAAGTGCGAAGGGGACATCTTCACCTTTGACCGCACAG GTACCGAAGCTGAGGATGTATTAGGGGAGCTGGAGTATGAAAAGGTGCCCTACTCTTCGCTGCGGCGTACCCTGGACCAGCGCCGGGCTCTGGTCATGCAGCTCTTCCAGGACCATGGCTTCTTCCCATCAG
- the Cic gene encoding protein capicua homolog isoform X9, translating to MYSAHRPLMPASGAASRGLGMFVWTNVEPRSVAVFPWHSLVPFLAPSQPDPSVQPSEAQQPASHPVASSQSKEPAESAAVAHEQPPGGAGNADPGRPPGATCPESPGPGLPHTLGVVEPGKGPPPTTEEEAPGPPGEPRLDSETESDHDDAFLSIMSPEMQLPLPPGKRRTQSLSALPKERDSSSEKDGRSPNKREKDHIRRPMNAFMIFSKRHRALVHQRHPNQDNRTVSKILGEWWYALGPKEKQKYHDLAFQVKEAHFKAHPDWKWCNKDRKKSSSEAKPTSLGLAGGHKETRERSMSETGTAAAPGVSSELLSVAAQTLLSSDTKTPGSGPCGAERLHTVGGPGSARPRAFSHSGVHSLDGGEVDSQALQELTQMVSGPTSYSGSKPSTQYGTPGPFTAPGEGGTLAASGRPPLLPTRASRSQRATSEDMTSDEERMVICEEEGDDDVIADDGFGTTDIDLKCKERVTDSESGDSSGEDPEGNKGFGRKVFSPVIRSSFTHCRPTLDPEPPGPPDPPAAFGKGYGPTPSSSSSPAATTSTSVANSYSLGSGTFKAQESSQGGTVGLLRPPHPGAGGPVTPSKATRFLPADPASFRRKRPESVGSLEPPGPSVIAAPPSGGGNTLQTLVVPPNKEERESSGARVPSAPAPSLAYGAPAAPLARPAATMVTNVVRPVSSTPVPIASKPFPSSGRAEVSPNDTAGARTEMGTGSRVPGGSPVGVSLVYSDKKSTAASSPAPHLVAGPLLGTVGKAPATVTNLLVGTPGYGTPAPPAVQFIAQGAPGSGSTAGSGAGTGSGPNGPVPLGILQPGALGKAGGITQVQYILPTLPQQLQVAPAPAPAPGTKAAAPSGPAPTTSIRFTLPPGTCTSTNGKVLAATAPTPGIPILQSVPSAPPPKAQSVSPVQAPPQSGSAQLLPGKVLVPLATPSMSVRGGGASQPLPLVSQPFSVPVQNGAQPPSKIIQLTPVPVSTPSGLVPPLSPATLPGTTSQPQKVLLPSSTRITYVQSAGGHSLPLGTSPASSQAGTVTSYGPTSSVALGFTSLGPSGPTFVQPLLSAGQTPLLAPGQVGMSPVPSPQLPPACTAPGGPVITAFYPGSPAPTSAPLAQPSQAPPSLVYTVATSTTPPAATILPKGPSASVTATPAPTSPFPSASGSMTYSLVAPKAQRPSPKAPQKVKAAIASIPVGSFEAGAPVRPGPAPRQPLEPGPARESTGPESELEGQLTPPVPPPPPETWPPTARSSPPPPLPAEERTSTKVPETVASKFPSSSSDWRVPGLGLESRGEPPTPPSPAPASASGSSGGSSEGSSGRATCDTPERKEAASTGKKVKVRPPPLKKTFDSVDNRVLSEVDFEERFAELPEFRPEEVLPSPTLQSLATSPRAILGSYRKKRKNSTDLDSAPEDPTSPKRKMRRRSSCSSEPNTPKSAKCEGDIFTFDRTGTEAEDVLGELEYEKVPYSSLRRTLDQRRALVMQLFQDHGFFPSAQATAAFQARYADIFPSKVCLQLKIREVRQKIMQAATPTEQPPGAEAPLPAPPPTGTAATPAPTPSPAGGPDPTSPGSDSGTAQAAPPLPPPPEPGPGQPGWEGTPQPSPPPSGPSTAATGR from the exons ATGTACTCGGCCCATAGGCCCCTGATGCCGGCGTCCGGCGCGGCCTCCCGTGGCCTCGGCATGTTCG TGTGGACAAATGTGGAACCTCGCTCTGTGGCTGTGTTCCCCTGGCactccttagtccccttcttggcACCTAGCCAGCCAGACCCTTCTGTGCAGCCCAGTGAGGCCCAACAACCTGCCAGCCACCCAGTGGCTTCCAGCCAGAGCAAAG AACCTGCTGAGTCAGCAGCTGTTGCTCATGAGCAGCCACCAGGAGGGGCTGGAAATGCTGATCCTGGACGGCCCCCTGGAGCCACATGCCCTGAAAGCCCAGGACCTGGACTGCCACACACTTTGGGGGTGGTGGAACCTGGCAAAGGTCCTCCTCCCACCACTGAGGAGGAGGCCCCTGGTCCCCCAGGAGAGCCTCGGTTGGATAGTGAGACAGAGAGTGACCATGATGATGC CTTTCTCTCCATCATGTCTCCTGAGATGCAGTTGCCTCTGCCACCTGGAAAACGTAGGACCCAGTCCTTAAGTGCTCTGCCCAAGGAACGAGACTCATCTTCAGAGAAGGATGGAAGAAGCCCTAACAAG CGGGAGAAGGACCACATCCGGCGGCCCATGAATGCCTTCATGATCTTCAGCAAGCGGCATAGGGCTTTGGTCCATCAGCGTCACCCCAATCAGGATAACCGGACTGTTAGCAAGATTCTGGGCGAATGGTGGTATGCCCTGGGACCCAAAGAGAAGCAGAAGTATCACGACCTGGCCTTCCAG GTGAAGGAGGCCCATTTCAAGGCCCACCCAGATTGGAAGTGGTGCAACAAGGACCGAAAGAAGTCCAGCTCAGAGGCCAAGCCCACGAGCCTGGGGCTGGCAGGAGGGCACAAGGAGACGCGGGAGCGGAGCATGTCGGAGACGGGCACTGCCGCTGCCCCTGGGG TGTCGTCTGAGCTCCTGTCCGTTGCAGCCCAGACACTCTTGAGCTCTGACACCAAGACTCCAGGGAGTGGTCCCTGTGGAGCAGAACGGCTACACACAGTTGGGGGGCCTGGCTCTGCCCGGCCCCGAGCCTTTTCTCACAGCGGTGTACACAGCCTGGATGGTGGGGAAGTAGACAGCCAGGCACTACAAGAACTGACTCAG ATGGTGTCTGGTCCCACATCGTACTCTGGTTCAAAGCCTTCCACCCAGTATGGCACTCCAGGCCCCTTCACAGCTCCTGGTGAGGGAGGCACCTTAGCAGCCAGTGGGCGCCCCCCACTGCTGCCCACCCGAGCCTCTCGTTCCCAGCGTGCAACCAGTGAGGACATGACCAGTGACGAGGAACGCATGGTCATCTGTGAGGAAGAAGGGGATGATGATGTCATTG CTGATGATGGTTTTGGCACCACTGACATTGATCTCAAGTGCAAGGAACGGGTGACTGACAGCGAAAGTGGGGACAGTTCTGGGGAGGACCCAGAAGGCAACAAG GGCTTTGGCCGTAAGGTGTTCTCACCTGTGATCCGCTCCTCTTTTACCCACTGCCGTCCCACACTGGACCCTGAGCCACCAGGGCCCCCGGATCCACCTGCAGCCTTTGGCAAAGGCTATGGTCCCAccccatcctcttcctcctcacctgCTGCCACCACCTCAACCTCAGTAGCTAACTCCTACTCATTGGGCTCTGGAACCTTCAAGGCCCAGGAGTCTAGTCAGGGTGGCACAGTTGGCCTACTACGGCCCCCACATCCTGGGGCTGGGGGCCCAGTGACACCTTCCAAGGCTACTCGGTTTCTCCCAGCGGATCCTGCCTCCTTCCGTCGCAAGAGACCTGAAAGTGTTGGCAGTCTGGAGCCACCAGGCCCGTCAGTCATTGCAGCGCCTCCCAGTGGGGGAGGAAACACTCTGCAGACATTGGTGGTGCCCCCAAacaaggaggagagggagagcagTGGAGCCCGAGTGCCCTCAGCCCCAGCCCCATCACTGGCTTATGGGGCCCCAGCAGCTCCCCTGGCCCGCCCTGCTGCCACCATGGTCACAAATGTGGTGCGGCCTGTCAGCAGTACTCCTGTGCCCATTGCCTCTAAGCCCTTCCCCAGCTCTGGCCGGGCTGAGGTATCTCCAAATGACACAGCAGGTGCCAGGACTGAAATGGGCACTGGGTCTCGGGTGCCTGGGGGCTCCCCAGTGGGGGTCAGCTTAGTGTATTCGGACAAGAAGTCTACAGCAGCCTCTTCACCAGCCCCGCATTTGGTGGCTGGGCCCCTATTGGGCACTGTAGGGAAGGCCCCTGCCACTGTCACCAACCTGCTGGTGGGCACCCCAGGCTATGGGACTCCTGCACCCCCTGCTGTTCAGTTCATTGCCCAGGGAGCCCCTGGCAGTGGGAGCACTGCCGGTTCAGGAGCAGGTACTGGGAGTGGCCCCAATGGGCCAGTACCCCTGGGCATTTTACAACCAGGTGCCCTGGGCAAGGCAGGGGGAATCACCCAGGTGCAGTACATCCTGCCCACGCTGCCCCAGCAGCTTCAAGTGGCCCCTGCACCCGCACCAGCCCCGGGAACCAAGGCAGCAGCTCCCAGTGGCCCTGCACCCACCACCAGCATCCGTTTTACTCTCCCACCGGGCACCTGCACCTCCACCAACGGCAAGGTCCTGGCCGCCACTGCACCCACTCCTGGCATCCCTATCTTGCAGTCTGTACCCTCCGCCCCACCCCCTAAAG CGCAGTCAGTTTCTCCTGTGCAGGCCCCGCCCCAAAGTGGCTCAGCCCAGCTGCTGCCTGGGAAGGTACTAGTGCCCTTGGCCACCCCTAGCATGTCAGTGCGGGGTGGGGGGGCCAGCCAGCCACTGCCTCTGGTGAGCCAGCCTTTCTCAGTACCTGTGCAGAATGGTGCCCAGCCACCCAGCAAG ATCATCCAGCTGACTCCTGTGCCTGTGAGCACACCTAGCGGCCTGGTGCCGCCCCTGAGCCCAGCCACACTCCCTGGAACCACCTCCCAGCCCCAGAAGGTCCTGCTGCCCTCCTCTACCAG AATCACCTATGTGCAGTCAGCTGGCGGGCACTCTTTGCCTCTGGGCACCAGCCCTGCATCCAGCCAGGCTGGAACGGTTACCTCGTATGGGCCCACAAGCTCCGTAGCTCTAGGCTTCACCTCGCTGGGACCCAGTGGCCCCACCTTCGTGCAGCCCCTGCTGTCAG cAGGCCAAACCCCACTCCTGGCTCCTGGCCAAGTGGGCATGTCGCCTGTGCCTAGTCCCCAGCTGCCTCCTGCCTGTACAGCCCCTGGAGGTCCTGTGATAACGGCGTTTTACCCTGGCAGCCCTGCACCCACCTCAGCACCGCTAGCCCAGCCATCCCAGGCACCCCCAAGCCTGGTCTACACTGTGGCCACCAGCACCACCCCTCCTGCTGCCACCATTCTGCCCAAGGGCCCATCAGCCTCTGTTACTGCCACCCCAGCCCCTACTAGTCCTTTTCCTAGTGCCTCAG GCTCTATGACCTACAGCTTAGTGGCTCCCAAGGCCCAGCGGCCTAGCCCCAAGGCCCCCCAGAAAGTAAAGGCGGCCATTGCCAGCATTCCTGTGGGCTCCTTTGAGGCAGGTGCCCCGGTGCGGCCTGGCCCTGCACCCCGGCAGCCTCTGGAGCCTGGCCCAGCTCGAGAGTCAACTGGCCCTGAGTCTGAGCTTGAGGGGCAGCTCACACCACCagtccctccaccaccaccagagACCTGGCCTCCCACTGCCCGGAGCAGCCCACCACCACCCCTGCCTGCTGAGGAGCGGACCAGCACCAAGGTCCCTGAGACTGTG GCCAGCAAATTCCCCAGCTCATCTTCAGATTGGCGTGTCCCTGGGCTGGGCCTGGAGTCTCGTGGGGAGCCTCCCACTCCTCCTAGCCCAGCTCCAGCTTCAGCCAGTGGCAGCAGTGGTGGCAGCAGTGAGGGCAGCAGTGGGAGGGCAACCTGTGACACACCTGAGCGCAAAGAAGCGGCTAGTACCGGCAAGAAGGTGAAGGTGCGGCCCCCGCCCTTGAAGAAGACCTTTGACTCTGTGGACAA CAGGGTCCTGTCAGAGGTAGACTTCGAAGAGCGCTTTGCTGAGCTTCCTGAGTTTCGGCCAGAAGAGGTGCTGCCCTCGCCCACACTGCAGTCTCTGGCCACCTCACCCCGGGCCATCCTGGGCTCTTACCGCAAGAAGAGGAAGAACTCCACCG ACCTGGACTCAGCTCCTGAGGACCCCACCTCACCCAAGCGCAAGATGAGAAGACGCTCCAGCTGCAGCTCGGAGCCCAACACCCCCAAGAGTGCCAAGTGCGAAGGGGACATCTTCACCTTTGACCGCACAG GTACCGAAGCTGAGGATGTATTAGGGGAGCTGGAGTATGAAAAGGTGCCCTACTCTTCGCTGCGGCGTACCCTGGACCAGCGCCGGGCTCTGGTCATGCAGCTCTTCCAGGACCATGGCTTCTTCCCATCAG